One Hypomesus transpacificus isolate Combined female chromosome 16, fHypTra1, whole genome shotgun sequence genomic window carries:
- the LOC124478763 gene encoding cell wall protein DAN4-like isoform X2: MGRHSLPVLVCLLLAQTGFLVLCTRKVTISPKRVLAKVGSELTLLCETSCPGVKPRFILLDNIDARQTAEKNKASLHFADIVPQHEGKYVCEANCSPWSKDTAKLIVYNLPMPVLQTEPKSPVSGQPFQVICTLLGVYSSSGNIQIKIFHDKMELRTTISESDDPTSFQNYTSSSADQVGKREMEYRCDASITLDSQIFTNSISWTVDLKAPSTTTPPATTTIPTTTTIPATTTSPTTTTTPATATIPATTIIPATTPATERSSEWDTVHTTVWGNPTIPDMSSSPPPSQRTPPDPWTLGAGGRGPPPLEKATPHPNAIPELPLQPKPILSNNINPSWFFSMETQRAEAADKEGEQRSAEETPIAMYTGSTLGAVATLSFVGCLLHLLRRRKRQSVAEL; encoded by the exons atGGGGCGACACAGCCTACCTGTCCTCGTCTGCCTTCTCCTGGCTCAGACAG GTTTTTTGGTTTTGTGTACCAGGAAGGTCACCATCAGTCCAAAAAGGGTTTTAGCCAAAGTGGGCAGTGagctgaccctgctctgtgaaaCGAGCTGTCCCGGAGTCAAACCCAGGTTCATCCTGCTGGACAACATTGACGCCAGACAGACAGCCGAGAAGAACAAGGCGAGTCTTCACTTTGCAGACATAGTTCCCCAACATGAAGGAAAGTACGTCTGTGAAGCTAATTGCTCTCCCTGGAGCAAAGATACTGCCAAGCTCATAGTGTACA ATCTCCCGATGCCTGTACTGCAGACCGAGCCAAAGAGCCCAGTGTCTGGTCAGCCCTTCCAGGTCATCTGCACACTGCTGGGGGTCTACAGCTCCTCCGGAAACATCCAGATTAAGATATTTCATGACAAGATGGAGCTGAGAACAACCATCTCTGAGTCTGATGACCCCACAAGTTTCCAAAACTACACATCCTCCTCTGCAGACcaggtggggaagagagagatggagtatcGATGTGATGCTTCCATAACTCTGGATTCCCAGATCTTCACTAACAGCATCAGTTGGACCGTGGATCTCAAAG CCCCCTCGACAACCACCCCCCCCGCGACAACCACCATCCCCACAACAACCACCATCCCTGCGACAACCACCTCCCCCACGACAACCACCACCCCCGCGACAGCCACCATCCCCGCGACAACCATCATCCCGGCGACAACCCCCGCGACAGAGAGATCATCAGAGTGGGACACAGTACACACGACTGTGTGGG GAAACCCCACAATCCCAGACatgtcctccagtccccccccctctcagaggacccctccagacccctggaccctgggggcag gggggaggggccccCCACCTCTGGAGAAGGCCACTCCTCACCCCAACGCCATTCCAGAGCTGCCCCTGCAGCCAAAGCCCATCTTATCTAACAACATAAACCCTTCTTGGTTCT TCTCAATGGAGACTCAGAGGGCTGAAGCTGCAGATAAGGAAGGGGAGCAGAGGTCTGCTGAAG AGACCCCCATTGCCATGTACACAGGTTCCACACTGGGCGCCGTGGCGACGCTCTCCTTCGTGGGCTGCCTGCTCCACCTGCTTCGCCGGAGGAAACGCCAGTCCGTAGCAGAGCTGTAG
- the LOC124478763 gene encoding uncharacterized protein LOC124478763 isoform X3, whose product MGRHSLPVLVCLLLAQTGFLVLCTRKVTISPKRVLAKVGSELTLLCETSCPGVKPRFILLDNIDARQTAEKNKASLHFADIVPQHEGKYVCEANCSPWSKDTAKLIVYNLPMPVLQTEPKSPVSGQPFQVICTLLGVYSSSGNIQIKIFHDKMELRTTISESDDPTSFQNYTSSSADQVGKREMEYRCDASITLDSQIFTNSISWTVDLKGNPTIPDMSSSPPPSQRTPPDPWTLGAGGRAPPTLGAGGRAPPTLGAGGRGPPPLEKATPHPNAIPELPLQPKPILSNNINPSWFFSMETQRAEAADKEGEQRSAEETPIAMYTGSTLGAVATLSFVGCLLHLLRRRKRQSVAEL is encoded by the exons atGGGGCGACACAGCCTACCTGTCCTCGTCTGCCTTCTCCTGGCTCAGACAG GTTTTTTGGTTTTGTGTACCAGGAAGGTCACCATCAGTCCAAAAAGGGTTTTAGCCAAAGTGGGCAGTGagctgaccctgctctgtgaaaCGAGCTGTCCCGGAGTCAAACCCAGGTTCATCCTGCTGGACAACATTGACGCCAGACAGACAGCCGAGAAGAACAAGGCGAGTCTTCACTTTGCAGACATAGTTCCCCAACATGAAGGAAAGTACGTCTGTGAAGCTAATTGCTCTCCCTGGAGCAAAGATACTGCCAAGCTCATAGTGTACA ATCTCCCGATGCCTGTACTGCAGACCGAGCCAAAGAGCCCAGTGTCTGGTCAGCCCTTCCAGGTCATCTGCACACTGCTGGGGGTCTACAGCTCCTCCGGAAACATCCAGATTAAGATATTTCATGACAAGATGGAGCTGAGAACAACCATCTCTGAGTCTGATGACCCCACAAGTTTCCAAAACTACACATCCTCCTCTGCAGACcaggtggggaagagagagatggagtatcGATGTGATGCTTCCATAACTCTGGATTCCCAGATCTTCACTAACAGCATCAGTTGGACCGTGGATCTCAAAG GAAACCCCACAATCCCAGACatgtcctccagtccccccccctctcagaggacccctccagacccctggaccctgggggcaggggggagggccccCCCGaccctgggggcaggggggagggccccCCCGaccctgggggcaggggggaggggccccCCACCTCTGGAGAAGGCCACTCCTCACCCCAACGCCATTCCAGAGCTGCCCCTGCAGCCAAAGCCCATCTTATCTAACAACATAAACCCTTCTTGGTTCT TCTCAATGGAGACTCAGAGGGCTGAAGCTGCAGATAAGGAAGGGGAGCAGAGGTCTGCTGAAG AGACCCCCATTGCCATGTACACAGGTTCCACACTGGGCGCCGTGGCGACGCTCTCCTTCGTGGGCTGCCTGCTCCACCTGCTTCGCCGGAGGAAACGCCAGTCCGTAGCAGAGCTGTAG
- the LOC124478763 gene encoding cell wall protein DAN4-like isoform X1, with amino-acid sequence MGRHSLPVLVCLLLAQTGFLVLCTRKVTISPKRVLAKVGSELTLLCETSCPGVKPRFILLDNIDARQTAEKNKASLHFADIVPQHEGKYVCEANCSPWSKDTAKLIVYNLPMPVLQTEPKSPVSGQPFQVICTLLGVYSSSGNIQIKIFHDKMELRTTISESDDPTSFQNYTSSSADQVGKREMEYRCDASITLDSQIFTNSISWTVDLKAPSTTTPPATTTIPTTTTIPATTTSPTTTTTPATATIPATTIIPATTPATERSSEWDTVHTTVWGNPTIPDMSSSPPPSQRTPPDPWTLGAGGRAPPTLGAGGRAPPTLGAGGRGPPPLEKATPHPNAIPELPLQPKPILSNNINPSWFFSMETQRAEAADKEGEQRSAEETPIAMYTGSTLGAVATLSFVGCLLHLLRRRKRQSVAEL; translated from the exons atGGGGCGACACAGCCTACCTGTCCTCGTCTGCCTTCTCCTGGCTCAGACAG GTTTTTTGGTTTTGTGTACCAGGAAGGTCACCATCAGTCCAAAAAGGGTTTTAGCCAAAGTGGGCAGTGagctgaccctgctctgtgaaaCGAGCTGTCCCGGAGTCAAACCCAGGTTCATCCTGCTGGACAACATTGACGCCAGACAGACAGCCGAGAAGAACAAGGCGAGTCTTCACTTTGCAGACATAGTTCCCCAACATGAAGGAAAGTACGTCTGTGAAGCTAATTGCTCTCCCTGGAGCAAAGATACTGCCAAGCTCATAGTGTACA ATCTCCCGATGCCTGTACTGCAGACCGAGCCAAAGAGCCCAGTGTCTGGTCAGCCCTTCCAGGTCATCTGCACACTGCTGGGGGTCTACAGCTCCTCCGGAAACATCCAGATTAAGATATTTCATGACAAGATGGAGCTGAGAACAACCATCTCTGAGTCTGATGACCCCACAAGTTTCCAAAACTACACATCCTCCTCTGCAGACcaggtggggaagagagagatggagtatcGATGTGATGCTTCCATAACTCTGGATTCCCAGATCTTCACTAACAGCATCAGTTGGACCGTGGATCTCAAAG CCCCCTCGACAACCACCCCCCCCGCGACAACCACCATCCCCACAACAACCACCATCCCTGCGACAACCACCTCCCCCACGACAACCACCACCCCCGCGACAGCCACCATCCCCGCGACAACCATCATCCCGGCGACAACCCCCGCGACAGAGAGATCATCAGAGTGGGACACAGTACACACGACTGTGTGGG GAAACCCCACAATCCCAGACatgtcctccagtccccccccctctcagaggacccctccagacccctggaccctgggggcaggggggagggccccCCCGaccctgggggcaggggggagggccccCCCGaccctgggggcaggggggaggggccccCCACCTCTGGAGAAGGCCACTCCTCACCCCAACGCCATTCCAGAGCTGCCCCTGCAGCCAAAGCCCATCTTATCTAACAACATAAACCCTTCTTGGTTCT TCTCAATGGAGACTCAGAGGGCTGAAGCTGCAGATAAGGAAGGGGAGCAGAGGTCTGCTGAAG AGACCCCCATTGCCATGTACACAGGTTCCACACTGGGCGCCGTGGCGACGCTCTCCTTCGTGGGCTGCCTGCTCCACCTGCTTCGCCGGAGGAAACGCCAGTCCGTAGCAGAGCTGTAG